In a single window of the Microbacterium sulfonylureivorans genome:
- a CDS encoding Pr6Pr family membrane protein, with protein MVTQTRESSAVAVASGRVVTGLLASLIVLYAYSLRVTAGDGNPFDYFGYFTNLTTLLGSVVLIATGALMLSGRQVPRWLTTARAVATACILVVAVIYNALVPGTGSAPAWVSAFLHAVFPIIVLLDWILVGDRRPQPWQALWLVLPYPICWLFVVLLRGATDGWVPYGFLLPERGTLSLITHITALLTSLLLAGVLVWTVSRSRGLLLRSLA; from the coding sequence ATGGTTACCCAAACGCGTGAATCAAGTGCGGTCGCGGTCGCGTCGGGCCGCGTCGTGACGGGCCTCCTAGCATCCTTGATTGTTCTCTACGCTTACTCGCTTCGTGTCACCGCCGGAGACGGGAATCCATTCGACTACTTCGGCTACTTCACGAACCTGACCACACTGCTAGGGAGCGTGGTGCTCATAGCAACTGGCGCTCTCATGCTGTCCGGCCGGCAGGTGCCACGTTGGCTAACGACTGCCCGAGCGGTGGCGACCGCGTGCATCCTCGTCGTAGCAGTCATCTACAACGCCCTCGTCCCTGGCACCGGCAGCGCGCCCGCCTGGGTCAGCGCGTTCCTTCACGCCGTTTTCCCGATCATCGTGCTGCTTGACTGGATCTTGGTAGGAGATCGTCGGCCGCAACCCTGGCAGGCTCTCTGGTTGGTGCTGCCCTATCCGATCTGCTGGCTGTTCGTCGTCTTACTGCGGGGCGCCACCGACGGCTGGGTGCCTTACGGTTTCTTACTCCCCGAGCGCGGGACACTCTCACTCATCACACACATCACGGCGCTGCTGACATCGCTCCTGCTGGCAGGGGTACTCGTCTGGACGGTTAGTAGAAGTCGCGGGCTGCTGCTGAGATCTCTCGCCTGA